In Kitasatospora sp. NBC_00240, the following are encoded in one genomic region:
- a CDS encoding cellulose binding domain-containing protein gives MAVCTAAGLACAALVTVPASAATDSLTAQYRTSAGGATADQSEPWLEITNTGTTNVPLAGVTLRYYFKSDGPNVTYRYACSWAVKGCGNITGTFGTLANPTATADRYLEIGFTAGAGSLAPGQNTGDMQLRFYRSDWQTLTQSDDYSFNGTQTTYANAPKVTLQRGGAVLWGTAPAGNDPTTPPTTPPTTPPTTPPVDPNAPALFDDFNYSASGDPAVQAHGWTVKSGQGGPGVPGATWSPQDITFQSSGGNSIMNMRLTTDGTAAGTKETELQTTARKFKNGTYAARVKFNDTPTGGPDGDHVNQTFFTFTPLNAPMDPNYSEQDFEYLPNGGWGEQSNIMYSTSWETYNPDPWNAVNAHVESRQSYDGWHDLQLTVDNTSITYYIDGQVFGTHGEPYLPETPQWIDFNHWLIDLNGQTSSTPRSYNEQVDYVYFIKDQVLSPAQVTSKVAGYRSAGTTFTDTVPGS, from the coding sequence ATGGCAGTCTGCACGGCCGCCGGCCTGGCCTGCGCCGCGCTGGTGACCGTCCCGGCCTCGGCCGCGACGGACTCGCTCACCGCGCAGTACCGCACCAGCGCCGGCGGTGCCACCGCCGACCAGTCCGAGCCGTGGCTGGAGATCACCAACACCGGCACCACCAACGTGCCGCTCGCCGGCGTGACGCTGCGGTACTACTTCAAGTCCGACGGCCCGAACGTGACGTACCGCTACGCCTGCTCCTGGGCGGTAAAGGGCTGCGGCAACATCACCGGCACCTTCGGCACCCTGGCCAACCCCACGGCCACGGCCGACCGCTACCTGGAGATCGGCTTCACCGCCGGCGCCGGCTCGCTCGCCCCCGGCCAGAACACCGGCGACATGCAGCTGCGCTTCTACCGCTCGGACTGGCAGACCCTGACCCAGTCCGACGACTACTCCTTCAACGGCACGCAGACCACGTACGCCAACGCGCCCAAGGTCACCCTGCAGCGCGGTGGCGCCGTGCTCTGGGGCACCGCCCCGGCCGGCAACGACCCCACCACCCCGCCGACCACGCCCCCCACCACCCCGCCGACCACGCCGCCGGTCGACCCCAACGCACCGGCGCTGTTCGACGACTTCAACTACAGCGCCAGCGGCGACCCGGCCGTCCAGGCGCACGGCTGGACGGTCAAGTCCGGCCAGGGCGGCCCCGGGGTGCCCGGAGCCACCTGGTCACCGCAGGACATCACGTTCCAGTCCTCCGGCGGCAACAGCATCATGAACATGCGGCTGACCACGGACGGCACCGCCGCCGGCACCAAGGAGACCGAACTCCAGACCACCGCGCGCAAGTTCAAGAACGGCACCTACGCCGCACGGGTCAAGTTCAACGACACCCCGACCGGCGGCCCCGACGGCGACCACGTCAACCAGACCTTCTTCACCTTCACCCCGCTCAACGCGCCGATGGACCCGAACTACAGCGAGCAGGACTTCGAGTACCTGCCGAACGGCGGCTGGGGCGAGCAGAGCAACATCATGTACAGCACGTCCTGGGAGACCTACAACCCGGACCCGTGGAACGCCGTCAACGCCCACGTGGAGAGCCGGCAGTCCTACGACGGCTGGCACGACCTGCAGCTCACCGTCGACAACACCAGCATCACCTACTACATCGACGGCCAGGTCTTCGGCACCCACGGCGAGCCGTACCTGCCCGAGACGCCGCAGTGGATCGACTTCAACCACTGGCTGATCGACCTCAACGGCCAGACCAGCAGCACCCCGCGGTCGTACAACGAGCAGGTCGACTACGTGTACTTCATCAAGGACCAGGTGCTCAGCCCGGCCCAGGTGACCTCCAAGGTGGCCGGCTACCGCTCGGCCGGCACGACCTTCACCGACACCGTCCCCGGCAGCTGA
- a CDS encoding beta-N-acetylhexosaminidase has protein sequence MIIPKPARLLRGPGDFTLGPAGTLRADGEARAAADLLRTLLAPATGLPLAPAGAGEEAAVELSLDPADAALGEEGYHLRVTPDGVRLRAARPAGLLHGVQTLRQLLPPEALLDRPAPEVSWRIPCLETTDVPRYPWRGVMVDVARHFQPLPFLLRTVDLLAFHKLNVLHLHLTDDQGWRMPSSAYPLLTEIGSVRARSMLGQAGSTRYDDRPHGGSYTVAELRRLVRYAAERGVTVVPEIEMPGHARAALAAYPHLGNVPGRRLDVWTDWGVCENVLGVHDEVLEFCRTVLGEVLDVFPSPYIHIGGDECPTTEWEHSPAARRRAAELGLAAPKELHGWFLGRIGEFLVERGRRPLCWAEDSSCGVPPEFTVMPWRDGDHGLAAARRGHDVVMAPHRSTYLDYPQSDAPTEPLGQAGEIVDLRAVHDNEPAPAHWEPAATARVLGTQAQLWSEFITTAEQADYLAFPRLCALADRAWNPSSDWTTDFLPALRDHGPRLHALGINRTTTPR, from the coding sequence GTGATCATTCCGAAGCCCGCCCGCCTGCTCCGCGGCCCCGGCGACTTCACCCTCGGCCCGGCCGGCACCCTCCGGGCCGACGGCGAGGCCCGCGCCGCCGCCGACCTGCTGCGCACCCTGCTCGCCCCCGCCACCGGCCTGCCGCTGGCACCGGCCGGCGCCGGCGAGGAGGCCGCCGTCGAGCTGTCCCTCGACCCCGCCGACGCGGCGCTCGGCGAGGAGGGCTACCACCTGCGGGTCACCCCGGACGGCGTCCGGCTGCGCGCCGCCCGCCCCGCCGGACTGCTGCACGGCGTCCAGACCCTGCGCCAACTGCTGCCCCCCGAGGCACTCCTGGACCGCCCGGCCCCCGAGGTGAGCTGGCGGATCCCCTGCCTGGAGACCACCGACGTGCCCAGGTACCCGTGGCGCGGCGTGATGGTCGACGTGGCCCGGCACTTCCAGCCGCTGCCGTTCCTGCTGCGCACCGTCGACCTGCTGGCCTTCCACAAGCTGAACGTGCTGCACCTGCACCTCACCGACGACCAGGGCTGGCGGATGCCGAGCAGCGCCTACCCGCTGCTCACCGAGATCGGCTCGGTCCGGGCCCGCTCGATGCTCGGGCAGGCCGGCAGCACCCGCTACGACGATCGCCCGCACGGCGGCTCGTACACCGTCGCGGAACTGCGCCGACTGGTCCGGTACGCGGCGGAGCGCGGGGTGACCGTGGTGCCCGAGATCGAGATGCCGGGCCACGCCCGGGCCGCGCTGGCCGCCTACCCGCACCTGGGCAACGTGCCCGGCCGCCGGCTGGACGTCTGGACCGACTGGGGCGTGTGCGAGAACGTCCTCGGCGTCCACGACGAGGTGCTGGAGTTCTGCCGTACCGTCCTCGGCGAGGTGCTCGACGTCTTCCCCTCGCCGTACATCCACATCGGCGGGGACGAATGCCCGACCACCGAGTGGGAGCACAGCCCGGCCGCCCGCCGCCGCGCCGCGGAGCTCGGGCTGGCCGCGCCCAAGGAACTGCACGGGTGGTTCCTCGGCCGGATCGGCGAGTTCCTGGTCGAGCGCGGCCGCCGCCCGCTGTGCTGGGCCGAGGACAGCTCCTGCGGGGTGCCGCCCGAGTTCACCGTGATGCCCTGGCGCGACGGCGACCACGGCCTGGCCGCCGCCCGCCGGGGCCACGACGTGGTGATGGCGCCCCACCGCTCCACCTACCTCGACTACCCGCAGTCGGACGCGCCGACCGAGCCGCTCGGCCAGGCCGGCGAGATCGTCGACCTGCGGGCCGTCCACGACAACGAGCCGGCCCCCGCGCACTGGGAGCCCGCCGCGACCGCCCGGGTGCTGGGCACCCAGGCGCAGTTGTGGAGCGAGTTCATCACCACCGCCGAGCAGGCCGACTACCTGGCCTTCCCCCGGCTCTGCGCGCTGGCCGACCGCGCGTGGAACCCGTCCAGCGACTGGACCACCGACTTCCTGCCCGCCCTGCGCGACCACGGGCCCCGCCTGCACGCGCTGGGGATCAACCGCACCACCACCCCGCGGTGA
- a CDS encoding carbohydrate ABC transporter permease, translating to MNHPPSRALRRVPLNLAALAVLALSAFPVYWMAITALKPTADIQADTPTFLPLHPTLEHFRTAVHAEGFATFWRNSLLVTCGAVLMSLLVALCAAFAVGRLRWRGRRAFILMVFVAQMAPWEALLIPMYVIARDTDMLDSLTMLTLVYFMTTLPFTIVTLRGFLAAVPVELEESAQVDGCSRAGAFRRITLPLLAPGLLSTSLFGFITAWNEFAFANTLIIKNQDARTLPVWLSSFANVFGTDWGATMAASSLFMLPVLLVFLVLQNKVTSGMTAGAVKG from the coding sequence GTGAACCACCCGCCGAGCCGGGCGCTGCGCCGCGTCCCGCTGAACCTCGCGGCCCTGGCCGTGCTCGCCCTCTCGGCCTTCCCGGTGTACTGGATGGCGATCACCGCCCTCAAGCCCACCGCCGACATCCAGGCCGACACCCCCACCTTCCTGCCGCTGCACCCGACGCTGGAGCACTTCCGGACGGCCGTCCACGCCGAGGGGTTCGCCACCTTCTGGCGCAACAGCCTGCTGGTCACCTGCGGCGCGGTGCTGATGTCCCTGCTGGTGGCGCTCTGCGCGGCCTTCGCGGTCGGACGGCTGCGCTGGCGCGGGCGGCGGGCCTTCATCCTGATGGTCTTCGTCGCCCAGATGGCGCCCTGGGAGGCGCTGCTGATCCCGATGTACGTGATCGCCCGCGACACCGACATGCTCGACAGCCTCACCATGCTCACCCTGGTCTACTTCATGACCACGCTGCCCTTCACCATCGTGACCCTGCGCGGATTCCTCGCCGCCGTCCCGGTGGAGCTGGAGGAGTCCGCCCAGGTGGACGGCTGCAGCCGGGCCGGCGCCTTCCGCCGGATCACCCTGCCGCTGCTTGCCCCGGGCCTGCTCTCCACCTCGCTGTTCGGCTTCATCACGGCGTGGAACGAGTTCGCCTTCGCCAACACCCTGATCATCAAGAACCAGGACGCCCGCACCCTGCCGGTCTGGCTCTCCTCCTTCGCCAACGTCTTCGGGACGGACTGGGGCGCCACCATGGCCGCCTCCTCGCTCTTCATGCTCCCCGTCCTGCTGGTCTTCCTCGTCCTGCAGAACAAGGTCACCTCCGGAATGACCGCCGGCGCCGTCAAGGGCTGA
- a CDS encoding carbohydrate ABC transporter permease, with translation MRRPARRGRLAAAWPYLLIAPTLVGTAFLLLYPVARNLLMSVQHFRMAELIRGNAEFVGLANYTQVLGDPDFWTVTGRTLWWTALNTGLIMLFGTLTALMLKALGRRMRLAVMSGLVLTWATPVIAATTIFQWLFQSRFGVVNWALDALGFHSFQNYAWFAHRGSTFFILVALIVWQSVPFAALTLYGGLTTIPAELYEAARLDGAGAWQTFRLVTFPVLRPLFALVTSLEVIWCFKCFAQIWVISQGGPGDATTTLPVYAFQIAQSLHKYDLGSAVSTLTVAILAAALVFNLRRMFRQEGEAL, from the coding sequence GTGCGGCGCCCGGCCCGGCGCGGCCGCCTCGCCGCCGCCTGGCCGTACCTGCTGATCGCCCCGACGCTCGTGGGCACGGCGTTCCTGCTGCTCTACCCCGTCGCCCGGAACCTGCTGATGTCCGTGCAGCACTTCCGGATGGCCGAACTCATCCGTGGCAACGCCGAGTTCGTGGGCCTCGCCAACTACACCCAGGTGCTCGGCGACCCCGACTTCTGGACGGTGACCGGCCGCACCCTGTGGTGGACGGCCCTCAACACCGGCCTGATCATGCTCTTCGGCACCCTGACCGCCCTGATGCTCAAGGCACTCGGCCGGCGGATGCGGCTGGCCGTGATGAGCGGGCTCGTCCTCACCTGGGCGACCCCGGTGATCGCCGCCACCACCATCTTCCAATGGCTCTTCCAGTCCCGCTTCGGGGTGGTCAACTGGGCCCTGGACGCGCTCGGGTTCCACTCCTTCCAGAACTACGCCTGGTTCGCGCACCGCGGCTCGACCTTCTTCATCCTGGTCGCCCTGATCGTCTGGCAGTCCGTCCCGTTCGCCGCCCTCACCCTGTACGGCGGCCTCACCACCATCCCCGCCGAACTGTACGAGGCGGCCCGGTTGGACGGCGCCGGCGCCTGGCAGACCTTCCGCCTGGTCACCTTCCCGGTGCTGCGGCCGCTGTTCGCGCTGGTCACCTCGCTGGAGGTGATCTGGTGCTTCAAGTGCTTCGCCCAGATCTGGGTGATCAGCCAGGGCGGGCCGGGGGACGCCACCACCACCCTGCCGGTCTACGCCTTCCAGATCGCGCAGTCCCTGCACAAGTACGACCTGGGCTCCGCCGTCTCGACCCTGACCGTGGCGATCCTGGCCGCCGCCCTGGTGTTCAACCTGCGCCGGATGTTCCGCCAGGAAGGAGAAGCCCTGTGA
- a CDS encoding extracellular solute-binding protein, producing MRPPAPSRSRSVAALATAAVLALTGLTACSSSADGGSGGSDAAAPSRLTVWIMRDSVSDGFLQRFRADYENTHAGTTLDIQIQEWDGIGQKITSALASKDAPDVIEVGNTQVAQYAASGGVKDLTDKVTDLQGGDWIPGLAEPGKIDGKQYGIPWYAANRVVIYNKDLFAQAGITSAPKTRDEWIADTTKLNTGGNDGIYLTGQTWYALAGFVWDEGGDLAAKGADGKWKGTLDTPQAKAGIDFYQKLQALGSGPKDSDEAKPLQAEVFAKGRSAQVISTPGGAAAIIKANPALKDKLGFFPIPGKTADKPGAVFTGGSDLVIPESSKHQSAAYEVVKALAGEKWQADMAKEMSYVPNRTSLAGVLSGNEGASAMAAGAVNGHATPNSPNWAAVEANNPIKQYMTQVLTGADPSAAGRSATESITKALNSTS from the coding sequence ATGAGACCCCCCGCGCCCTCCCGCTCGCGCTCCGTCGCCGCCCTCGCCACGGCCGCCGTGCTGGCCCTCACCGGCCTCACCGCCTGCTCCTCGTCCGCCGACGGCGGTTCCGGCGGCTCCGACGCCGCCGCGCCGTCCCGGCTGACGGTCTGGATCATGCGGGACAGCGTCTCCGACGGCTTCCTCCAGCGCTTCCGGGCCGACTACGAGAACACCCACGCGGGCACCACCCTGGACATCCAGATCCAGGAGTGGGACGGCATCGGGCAGAAGATCACCAGCGCGCTGGCCAGCAAGGACGCCCCGGACGTCATCGAGGTGGGCAACACCCAGGTCGCGCAGTACGCGGCCAGCGGCGGCGTCAAGGACCTCACCGACAAGGTCACCGACCTCCAGGGCGGCGACTGGATCCCGGGCCTGGCCGAACCCGGGAAGATCGACGGCAAGCAGTACGGCATCCCCTGGTACGCCGCCAACCGGGTCGTCATCTACAACAAGGACCTCTTCGCCCAGGCCGGCATCACCAGCGCGCCGAAGACCCGTGACGAGTGGATCGCCGACACCACCAAGCTCAACACCGGTGGCAACGACGGCATCTACCTCACCGGCCAGACCTGGTACGCGCTGGCCGGCTTCGTCTGGGACGAGGGCGGCGACCTGGCGGCCAAGGGGGCCGACGGCAAGTGGAAGGGCACCCTGGACACCCCGCAGGCCAAGGCCGGGATCGACTTCTACCAGAAGCTCCAGGCCCTCGGCAGCGGCCCGAAGGACTCCGACGAGGCCAAGCCGCTGCAGGCCGAGGTGTTCGCCAAGGGCAGGAGCGCACAGGTCATCTCCACCCCCGGCGGCGCGGCCGCGATCATCAAGGCCAACCCCGCGCTCAAGGACAAGCTCGGCTTCTTCCCGATCCCCGGCAAGACCGCGGACAAGCCCGGCGCGGTCTTCACCGGCGGCTCCGACCTGGTGATCCCCGAGTCCTCCAAGCACCAGAGCGCCGCGTACGAGGTGGTCAAGGCACTGGCCGGCGAGAAGTGGCAGGCGGACATGGCCAAGGAGATGAGCTACGTCCCCAACCGGACCTCGCTGGCCGGCGTGCTCTCCGGCAACGAGGGCGCTTCGGCGATGGCCGCCGGTGCGGTGAACGGCCACGCCACCCCCAACTCCCCGAACTGGGCCGCGGTCGAGGCGAACAACCCGATCAAGCAGTACATGACCCAGGTGCTCACCGGGGCCGATCCGTCCGCCGCGGGCCGGTCCGCCACCGAGTCCATCACCAAGGCCCTCAACAGCACCTCCTGA
- a CDS encoding GntR family transcriptional regulator gives MGAEDSGPVLKRTRVRDYLRNLVESQAAGDPIPSERALCEQLGVSRPTLRAAVDELVTTGLIVREHGRGMFVAPAKITQELAMAGEDSAFVLPRAAGSWASRVLEFSVIQAGARVGRKLHISPAAEIVYIARLRLVDGEPMAIEHLHVPAALVPGLTPADMESGDFYELLRDQHGIQVHQAVQSIEPTVTSEREARLLAVPVLSPALLFERLTTDGTGRPVEYVHSLYRGDRYRIVSRISLADPGHPAPATDQDASRHHPGIPPGDLTSGAGGRTVTVGDVQPTA, from the coding sequence ATGGGCGCCGAGGACTCCGGTCCCGTTCTCAAGCGCACGCGAGTCCGCGACTACCTCAGGAATCTCGTCGAATCGCAGGCCGCCGGCGACCCGATCCCCTCCGAACGGGCCCTGTGCGAACAACTCGGGGTCTCCCGGCCGACCCTGCGGGCGGCGGTGGACGAACTCGTCACCACCGGGCTGATCGTGCGCGAGCACGGCCGGGGCATGTTCGTCGCACCGGCCAAGATCACCCAGGAACTGGCGATGGCCGGCGAGGACAGCGCGTTCGTCCTGCCGCGCGCAGCCGGCAGCTGGGCCAGCCGGGTGCTGGAGTTCTCCGTCATCCAGGCCGGCGCCCGGGTCGGCCGGAAACTGCACATCTCGCCCGCCGCCGAAATCGTCTACATCGCCAGACTTCGGCTGGTCGACGGCGAACCGATGGCGATCGAGCACCTGCACGTACCCGCCGCCCTGGTACCGGGCCTGACACCGGCGGACATGGAATCCGGTGACTTCTACGAACTCCTCCGGGACCAGCACGGCATCCAGGTGCACCAGGCCGTCCAGTCCATCGAACCGACCGTCACCAGCGAGCGGGAGGCGCGGCTGCTCGCCGTCCCCGTGCTCTCCCCCGCGCTGCTCTTCGAGCGGCTGACCACCGACGGAACGGGACGGCCGGTGGAGTACGTGCACTCGCTGTACCGGGGCGACCGCTACCGGATCGTGTCCCGGATCTCGCTCGCCGACCCCGGCCACCCCGCGCCGGCCACGGACCAGGACGCCTCCCGGCACCACCCGGGCATCCCGCCGGGCGACCTGACCAGTGGCGCCGGCGGCCGGACGGTGACGGTCGGCGACGTCCAGCCGACGGCCTGA